A stretch of Lachancea thermotolerans CBS 6340 chromosome D complete sequence DNA encodes these proteins:
- the DGA1 gene encoding diacylglycerol O-acyltransferase (similar to uniprot|Q08650 Saccharomyces cerevisiae YOR245C DGA1 Diacylglycerol acyltransferase catalyzes the terminal step of triacylglycerol (TAG) formation acylates diacylglycerol using acyl-CoA as an acyl donor localized to lipid particles): MCKTLNRTKQLAERLLRGHLSWAEVDNTADGLKRSDGRTATMDNSKGLKQRGREGGRENGGEHGAEHRDENAASERSSKASGFLHHELDHVRLYDRNHQEGKKLSEFVEEINHFQEPRPKLAFCSVKTPWRRRLQTLAVAWHVASFVYILAFAILALANPIMWIIMFPYMAYYAFDRSPANGNVTKRYSKWMRGLTFWRYYCDYFPIQLHKTADLKPTFTHKKHSSGCPSEDKYLVSFQLRLWPLRYSLKVNILKLGGAPPREVTGPRYIFGYHPHGVAALGAFGAFATEGANWSKLFPGIPMCLMTLVNQFQIPFYRDYLLSLGVTTVSKKNALKVLERNHSICIVVGGAQEALMSKLGSADLVLKRRKGFIKLALETGNVCLVPCFAFGETDCYNILETDEKSYLHKFQLWFKKTYGFTIPLFFARGLFNYDFGLIPFRKPINVVTGNPIYIKRKHDNPTVEEIDHYQKLYIDELQRTFDDYKRQFGYKDLELNLAE, encoded by the coding sequence ATGTGCAAAACATTAAATAGAACAAAGCAACTTGCAGAGCGATTACTCCGAGGACACCTTAGTTGGGCAGAAGTGGACAACACAGCAGACGGGCTTAAACGTAGTGACGGGAGGACCGCTACGATGGACAATTCTAAGGGACTGAAGCAGAGGGGCCGGGAAGGCGGGAGAGAAAACGGAGGGGAACACGGAGCAGAACATCGAGACGAAAACGCGGCAAGTGAGCGGAGCAGCAAAGCATCGGGATTCCTCCATCATGAACTAGACCATGTTCGGTTGTATGACCGTAATCACCAGGAGGGCAAGAAACTGAGcgagtttgttgaagaaatcaacCACTTTCAAGAGCCGAGGCCGAAACTAGCGTTTTGCTCTGTCAAGACGCCATGGAGGCGCAGGCTTCAAACGCTCGCAGTGGCCTGGCACGTCGCGTCATTTGTGTATATCCTGGCGTTTGCGATCCTGGCGCTCGCAAATCCCATCATGTGGATTATCATGTTCCCGTACATGGCTTACTACGCATTTGACAGGTCACCTGCTAACGGGAACGTCACGAAGCGGTACTCGAAGTGGATGAGGGGCCTCACTTTCTGGCGCTATTACTGCGACTACTTCCCTATCCAGCTTCACAAAACAGCAGATCTCAAGCCGACGTTTACGCACAAAAAACACAGCAGCGGCTGCCCTTCAGAGGATAAATACCTCGTCAGCTTTCAGCTGCGCTTGTGGCCTCTGAGATACTCGCTCAAAGTCAACATCCTCAAACTTGGAGGCGCCCCTCCCAGAGAAGTTACAGGTCCACGCTACATATTCGGATACCATCCCCATGGGGTGGCTGCACTGGGAGCTTTCGGCGCGTTTGCAACAGAGGGTGCTAACTGGTCCAAGCTTTTTCCTGGTATTCCCATGTGCCTCATGACCCTAGTTAACCAGTTCCAGATCCCGTTCTACCGAGACTACCTTCTTTCGCTGGGCGTCACCACagtctcaaagaagaacgcTCTGAAGGTTCTAGAGCGTAACCATTCTATCTGCATAGTTGTTGGAGGTGCGCAAGAGGCCTTGATGAGCAAACTTGGCTCTGCAGACTTGGTTCTCAAGAGAAGGAAGGGTTTCATCAAACTTGCTCTGGAGACCGGAAACGTTTGCTTGGTGCCCTGCTTTGCTTTCGGAGAGACCGACTGCTACAACATCTTAGAAACTGATGAAAAATCGTACTTACACAAGTTCCAGCTGTGGTTTAAGAAGACCTACGGCTTTACAATTCCCCTCTTTTTCGCTCGTGGCCTGTTTAACTACGACTTCGGCTTGATACCGTTCCGTAAGCCGATCAATGTAGTGACAGGGAACCCTATTTATATCAAAAGGAAGCATGATAACCCCactgttgaagaaattgacCATTATCAAAAGCTGTATATTGACGAGTTACAGAGGACTTTTGATGACTACAAGAGACAGTTTGGGTACAAAGACCTCGAACTTAACTTGGCAGAATGA